One window of the Spea bombifrons isolate aSpeBom1 chromosome 8, aSpeBom1.2.pri, whole genome shotgun sequence genome contains the following:
- the SASH3 gene encoding SAM and SH3 domain-containing protein 3, with amino-acid sequence MLRRKPSNASDKDPTQKKKLSLQRSSSFKDFGKSKPSSPVVCDKEFNLENDIPEDDVGLGKHGSEEGKHNGSKISKKWKAVISRTMNRKMGKMVAKTMTDEMAERNDHDPSSPISLDGSVDGSLNRKMSDTEENSHIPLGRQISSGSESGSPSYLFTNRDNVNMETTAPPYTGPFCGKAKVHTDFTPSPYDRDSLKLTKGDIIEIIEKPPVGTWTGLLNNKMGSFKFIYVDILPEETEPPKRHRTPGRSQRLKPKSLQELLERINMQEHIATLMLNGYQTTDDFKDLRENHLIELNITDPQHRVKLLTAAEFLLDYDTGSESEEVSMPGSLTHIFDIPRDSGCYEDSENLDNSRDDTELSPIEGNLQVLTLEESGVKKHTEIEQSVSPDQTNTSNG; translated from the exons TTGTCTCTGCAGCGTTCCAgtagctttaaggattttggaAAATCGAAGCCAAGCTCGCCAGTTGTGTGTGACAAGGAGTTCAACTTGGAGAATGAT ATTCCTGAAGATGATGTTGGACTTGGAAAGCATGGATCAGAAGAAGGGAAACACAATGGAAGTAAAATCAGCAAGAAATGGAAAGCTGTCATATCTCGGACCATGAACAGGAAAATGGGGAAAATGGTGGCGAAGACAATGACTGATGAAATG GCAGAGCGAAACGACCATGATCCCTCATCTCCAATATCTTTGGATGGAAGTGTGGATGGAAGTTTGAATAGGAAAATGTCCGATACTGAGGAGAATTCACATATACCTCTTGGCAGGCAAATATCTAGTG GAAGTGAGAGCGGCAGCCCCTCATATTTGTTTACCAACAGAGACAATGTCAATATGGAAACCACGGCTCCTCCTTATACCGGACCATTTTGTGGGAAAGCGAAAGTCCACACCGACTTCACCCCAAGCCCGTACGACAGAGACTCGCTCAAACTTACA AAAGGAGATATCATTGAGATCATTGAGAAGCCACCGGTTGGTACCTGGACGGGATTGCTTAATAACAAGATGGGCTCTTTCAAGTTTATCTATGTCGACATTCTGCCTGAAGAGACAGAGCCGCCGAAGAGACACAGGACACCGGGAAGAAGTCAGCGCTTAAAGCCCAAGTCCTTGCAGGAACTTCTGGAACGTATTAACATGCAG GAACATATAGCAACGCTCATGCTCAACGGTTATCAGACAACAGATGATTTCAAGGACCTTAGAGAAAATCATCTGATTGAGCTTAATATCACAGACCCACAGCACCGCGTCAAGCTCCTCACAGCTGCCGAATTTCTTTTGGACTATGACA CTGGCAGCGAATCAGAAGAGGTGTCCATGCCGGGTTCTTTGACCCACATCTTCGATATTCCCAGAGATTCCGGCTGCTACGAGGACTCGGAAAACCTTGATAATAGCCGGGACGATACAGAGTTAAGCCCTATAGAGGGAAACCTGCAAGTATTGACATTGGAGGAGTCAGGCGTAAAGAAACACACGGAGATCGAACAAtcggtgtcacctgaccagacaAATACCAGCAATGGCTGA